A window of the Thermodesulfobacteriota bacterium genome harbors these coding sequences:
- a CDS encoding bacteriohemerythrin: MKVEWSKDLATGIGWQDRQHKELFKRARSLFDALVRGEGTEEVGKLLDFLDEYVVVHFHDEEQAMSKRNYPDTLSHIEEHTEFIEHLSDLKSGLPGGDNFAEEVQTRVVYWLMNHIAVTDKDLGEFLKREGG, encoded by the coding sequence ATGAAGGTAGAATGGAGTAAAGACCTGGCAACCGGTATAGGCTGGCAGGACAGACAGCACAAGGAACTCTTCAAGAGGGCCCGTAGCCTCTTCGATGCGTTGGTGCGCGGCGAAGGCACGGAGGAGGTCGGAAAACTCCTCGACTTCCTCGACGAGTACGTGGTCGTGCACTTCCACGACGAAGAGCAGGCAATGAGCAAGCGTAACTATCCCGACACGCTCTCCCACATCGAGGAGCATACCGAGTTCATAGAGCACCTTTCGGATTTGAAGAGCGGGCTGCCGGGCGGCGACAACTTCGCCGAAGAGGTACAGACGCGGGTCGTATACTGGCTTATGAACCACATAGCCGTGACGGACAAGGACCTCGGGGAGTTTTTGAAACGCGAGGGGGGGTAG
- a CDS encoding DUF4197 domain-containing protein yields the protein MKMEKTLFLAAILITSPATPVHAGFLDKLMDSPIFSPQKTATDNETIVSALKEALSIGTENAVGSVSRLDGYFANEIIRILMPPEIGKVAKVLRSAGFGYKVDEFELSMNRAAERAAPEAAAIFIGAIKEMSFEDAVKILDGDDTAATDYFRSKTSGSIHNAFGPIVSSAMNEVGVTRYYKGMVDAYSSIPFTGSVLIDLDKYVTDRSIDGLFYMVGEEERKIRTDPAARVTDLLKSVFGK from the coding sequence ATGAAGATGGAAAAAACTCTCTTTCTCGCGGCAATCCTTATCACCTCCCCGGCCACACCGGTCCATGCCGGCTTCCTCGACAAACTCATGGACAGCCCCATCTTCTCTCCCCAAAAGACCGCGACCGACAACGAGACCATAGTATCCGCCCTGAAGGAGGCGCTCTCCATAGGCACGGAGAACGCTGTCGGCTCGGTCTCCAGACTCGACGGGTACTTCGCCAACGAGATCATCCGGATACTCATGCCCCCTGAGATAGGCAAAGTGGCCAAAGTCCTCCGGAGCGCCGGGTTCGGGTACAAGGTAGACGAGTTCGAGTTGAGCATGAACCGCGCCGCGGAGAGGGCGGCACCCGAGGCCGCCGCCATATTCATCGGCGCCATAAAGGAGATGAGCTTCGAGGACGCCGTAAAGATACTCGACGGCGACGACACGGCGGCCACCGACTACTTCCGCTCGAAGACGTCCGGGAGTATCCATAACGCCTTCGGCCCCATAGTCTCCTCGGCCATGAACGAAGTGGGCGTTACGCGTTACTACAAGGGCATGGTGGACGCATACTCCTCGATACCCTTTACCGGAAGCGTGCTCATCGACCTCGACAAGTACGTAACGGACAGGTCTATCGACGGCCTCTTTTACATGGTGGGCGAAGAAGAGCGGAAGATAAGAACTGACCCGGCGGCAAGGGTAACCGACCTCCTGAAGAGCGTCTTCGGGAAGTGA
- a CDS encoding thioredoxin domain-containing protein produces the protein MRKYVFPIFPAVLFFLLQVPAAYAEGGSEGGVQEELQEIKKDISQIKKDISEIKRFLKSRTQAQQQQQRPPAQAAAATEAETGIDDDYVLGDRNAPVTIIEFSDYECPFCSRHFKQTMPQIKKEYIDSGKARYVFRDFPLPFHKQAQKAAEAAQCAGEQGKYWEMHDTIFANQSAMKLDDLRGYGKKLGLESDRYNKCLDSGKYAQEVRDDMAAGQKIGIRGTPSFVIGKTTKSGKIKGKIIRGAQPYPAFKAAIDELLK, from the coding sequence ATGAGAAAATATGTATTCCCGATATTCCCGGCGGTCCTTTTCTTCCTGCTTCAGGTGCCGGCGGCATACGCCGAAGGCGGGTCTGAGGGGGGTGTGCAGGAGGAGCTGCAGGAGATAAAAAAGGACATCTCGCAGATAAAGAAGGACATTAGTGAGATAAAGAGGTTCCTCAAGTCCCGTACACAGGCGCAGCAGCAGCAGCAGAGGCCTCCCGCCCAGGCCGCCGCCGCAACCGAGGCGGAGACCGGTATAGACGACGACTACGTCCTGGGCGATAGGAACGCTCCGGTGACCATAATCGAGTTCTCCGACTACGAGTGCCCCTTCTGCAGCAGGCACTTCAAACAGACCATGCCGCAGATAAAGAAGGAGTATATAGACAGCGGAAAGGCAAGATACGTCTTCAGGGACTTCCCGCTGCCTTTCCACAAGCAGGCCCAGAAGGCCGCCGAGGCGGCCCAGTGCGCCGGGGAGCAGGGAAAGTACTGGGAGATGCATGACACGATATTCGCGAACCAGAGCGCCATGAAACTGGACGACCTGAGGGGTTACGGTAAGAAGCTCGGCCTCGAGTCCGACAGGTATAACAAGTGCCTCGATAGCGGGAAGTACGCCCAGGAGGTAAGGGACGACATGGCGGCGGGGCAGAAGATAGGGATCAGGGGGACCCCTTCGTTTGTGATTGGAAAGACCACCAAGAGCGGGAAGATAAAGGGAAAGATTATAAGGGGCGCCCAGCCCTATCCCGCGTTCAAGGCCGCCATAGACGAGCTTCTTAAATAG